CTCTGGCGGATCCCACTGCCATCGGATCGCTTACCTGTTGTGTAAAGTCCGGACGGATTCGATTCAAGATATCTACGACGGCTGGAACTGATCGGAAGTTCGCTCCATTCCCGATCAATTGCAGGTGATCATGATTGATGGGACCTGCGCCGGTTCGATAGATTTTCTGCCAACTGTCCCCGAATAGTCCTATGAGTGGGCCGTCCATAGTTTCAACAAAGTTCCGAATCAAACTTTCCGCGAAGGCCGCATCAGTGTCTTGATACTCATCGATAAAGAGGATAGGAAATTTTGCTGTCAAAATTCTCCGAAATTTGGAGCGCTCCATAAGAGCTACCATTATCTTCAAAACATCATCATGATGCAATAGGACCTCGGTATCTGTGACTCGCCGGTGGCCTAGTTCGTAGGCAATTCGTCGTATCCCTATTCCACCCACTTCATTAATTTTCTCGACCAATTGGGGGATGTTCATTACTTCCGAACGGAGCACCACTTGAAAGCTCTTGCACAGCTCCCAACAAAACGAGTGGATTGTAGAGGCTTGGACAGCAGGATGACCGTCAGTGCGCTTTGTTATTTCATCAGTAGCGACATTGGTGTATGTAATACACGCCACCTTTTGGTGGCGACGGACGAATCGGGTGCCTTGCTCTTCAATGATTAGTTGAAGCGCTTTAACAAGAGAATAGGTTTTTCCTGCTCCTGCTCCGGCTTCTAAACGAAAACTTTGCTTCTCCCGAATACAGCGATACACTTCGTCAAGGGCTCTCTGTGCTGCTATTTCAGCTGGATTTGATACCACTGTGTTAGACATCTGCAACATCCTCCGCTGAGTTTTCGATCTCCTCGTGCGCTTGTGCAAAATCATCAAGCTGTACGAGCCAACATAACCCGTCGTTAATATATCGAGGAATTGCCCATTCTGTGTCATTGATCGCATACCGAAGTGCAAAATCACTTTTCTTGACGTCCTGTGCGAAGTCCCACGCTTGAGCTTCTCTTTCAGTAGCAGTTCGTCCATCAACATCGAATTTGATCGGATTTGCCAATATAAACGCATCCTCAAAGCTGCGTCCACATGCGTCGCCGTCAGTGTGGGGGATCTGGTAGGCGATGTGTCGACGATTAATTGATTTCTCATTGACGGTCTTAGCACGAAGATCTTGAAGCGTAGGACTGTTATCCCCGGCTGGATCAAACCACCTGTTGACCGATGCATTGCTAGAGTGGGTTCCAGCAGACACTCTGCATTTTGTCCTATTGTTCGTTGCATTAACTGAATCCAAATCTGTGACAACCAGAGTCCGAAGATCAAGGAAATCGACAAGATTGTAGAACAGGTGTGCATATGCTCCACCTACCTCCATGATCGAAAGATATTTTTTCCCGAGATTGGTGCCGTTTTGCTCATCAAACTTCTCAATCGCCTTTGGAATAAGAAGTCGTTCCGTTGTTCCCTCAACGAATACTGCTCCATCAGCAAATAATAAGTCGCATCGGGTCAGAGTCATATACTGGTGAAGGAAGTCGCGGTTCTCGGGTTGTTCTCCACTCAAACCGGCGCGAAGGTCTTTCGATTGAGTGCTTAAAATTGAAGATCCATCCTCCCGAGCTCTCGCTAAAAAATACCGCATAGCGTCAAATGACGCTTCATTCGCGATGTGCGACGAATGAGTTGTTACAACGAATTGAACTGGCCAAGTTTTTCCTTGATTGTAGGTTACTTCAAATAACGCTCGGATTCGATTGAGCTGACGAATGAAGACCGATTGCATTTGCGGGTGCAGGTGTGCTTCTGGTTCTTCGATGAAAACGAGATGAACCCCTGATTCATGATCGCGAGTCGTAAATTCTCGAAAGAGCTCGAATAATTTTAGCAGGATGAAAATCAGATTTCTCGATCCGAGTCCGTTGTAAGATTCTGGCAGATTAACCCCTTCAGGATTCGGGCCCAAGTAAGTCACATTTGTATGATTGGAAAGCAACTGGTGTACATCGAGCTGGGTTTCTGTTCGAAGTTGAGGATCGGAGAGGCCGGGATAGCCAAAGAGCTCAAACGTTGGAATGAGGGCACTTAGTTGATCGTTAAAGTCGGTATCAATTTGGCTCTGTACTTCTTCAACTGCAGTTTTTAGAGCCTCAGCCCTCGCTTGGTCATCTTCTCCGGCCCCGGAGGATGATGCTGACGTAAACAAGCGTTCAAAAACTTTTCCCAAAACCGCCTTTTCCTTATTTGCTGCATCATCTAATGCCCGTTGGGCATTGATGAATCCAAATTGAAGGACGGCTCTTAAATTATTACTTTCTAAAATTTTTGTGTTTGATGGGTCATTCGGATCTTCTGCCATAATTCGGGCCTCGAACATTTTAGGCACACGCTCGCGAAGTGCTCGAAAGAAAGTTTGACGGTCGTTGTCAAGATCAGCAAATAGTCTGCTAATTTTCCCATCACCAATTGCATAAGTGACAACGATCTTTGTCGTTGTGCACTCCTCATTGAGATCGACGATAAAGTCGGAGAGTGTCCCGAGCTCCTCTTCAGCTGAATATTCAACAAATAAGGAAATTGAAATCGCAGGCAATCTCTCCCGAATTACGTCCTCATTTTCTTGATTTCGAAAAAGCTCATGCGCCTCCCAGAATCGCTCGTGAATTCCGAGCGAGAAATCTTCAAGCCTGAATTTAGGTGAACTGTCGGCCAAGAGGCGACGGAACAATTCGGTTAGTGAAGTCTTACCAGTATTGTTTCTACCAACGATCAATGTCGTGTCGATTTCAAGATTTAGTTCAACTTCTTCGAGAAGACGAAAGTTCTTAATTGCAATTTTTTTAATTTGCATTTTTGGCGTTATCCTTGTGTCAAGATATCATTTTGTGCGTGTTCTGTACACATAACGGTGTGGCGTTTAACCGGTTTGGCAATTGCTGGCTTTTTAAAGTGATAAAAAGAGAGGTATACCGCAACTATGAAAATTTCATTATCAGAACTGAGCGACCAAATCCGGTTGAATCGCTGATTATACTGCTGAACCCACTTTTTTGGTAACTGTTTACAAATTTTGAAATTGTCAATCTATGACTTACAATCTGCGTAGTTTTGGAAAATTCCTGCTGTCGGAGAGGTAAATATTGCCCTGATGATCTAAGTTTAGAATGGATACACTCAGTCTTTCCATCTTGTCTATATATGCAATTCCAATAAACTCTCCATCAATTTTTAAATATCAGATCGTAATTCAAGTTTTGGGTTGATATCAAAAATCCCAACTTCAAATTCTTGTCGGTAGGTAAAAAATGGATTGGAAAAGCAGGGTGGATTTCAATCTCCTGCCTGTTCTGTCAGCTTGCGCAACACATGGTTTGAATTTCGCTCCTGCATGGCGATTTACATCTCGGACTTGGGTTCAATTCCCGGCACCTCTATACCAGGTTTCTGTAGTGAGAGAGAGATTCGAACCCCCGACCCTCCCCGCAGCTCATCCGAATTCCATGTTTATATTATATCTTTCTTGAGCTTTTCAAATTCACTATCAGTTATAACATTGTTTTCTCTTAGCTTCTGAAGCTTTTCAAGCTTGTCGAGTTTTGAAGATGTTTTGTCATTAGTAAGACTTTTTTTTATTGATAAAAGTGATTCCCTTAATTTTTGTGTGCTACTGGGCTTACTGGACCGTTGTTTTTTGATTTTGTTTACCTCACCTATAACATTCTCCGTTGTGACTCTGAAATGCTTTTTTTTACAGTTCGAAATCGCTTCTTTATATATGTCAGGTTCTTCAGTTGCAATTCTGTTTAAGTATTCCTGTCGATTTAAACGATCACTTTGAGCTTGTCTAGCCTCTACAGGATGATAAAATGTCGCTCCAAAAAATTTTGCCATGACCCAAAAGACGCCATAAAAAAACGTCAAAACTATTCCTATCATTAAAAGAGTAGTAATAATTTCCATAATACAAAGTATTAATTGTTCAGGTTAGCCTTTCTAATTGTCGAATAGTAGACGAATTTCTAACTCCTACAAATCGTGCCCTTTAAATTTCAATCACTACGATACCAGGTTCCGGAAAGGGAGGGATTCGAAACCCAGACACTCCCTGGACCCGATCATCTAAAGTTGTGAAAGGTATTTTTTGCTTCAAGTATTAAATCATGTTCTGCTCTTGAATAATCTTTAAAACCAGTCTCTTCAAGTTGTCTAATTAAGTCACCGAGAACTGCCATCAAAAAGTGTTTATCTCCTTTGATTAAATCATTTCTGTTAACACTTTCAGAAAGTGAAGAAATGATCACGGTGTTTGTATTTGGTTTACCACCAAGCTCGCCATCAAATAATGATGAGTTCTTCTCCCATGACGATGAGACCAAATCACCGGCAAGTTTACCGTTTGAAAAATTTGCCGGCATTTTTCTTGTATATGCATCGAGAATCATTTCGAGTTCAGTGGCATATTTCGCCTGATTAACAGTTTTTTTTAATCTACTGAAGAGACCCATTGAATTCCTTATATATTCAGATAATGATTAGTTATTTCTTTCAAATGCTCAACTTCTTCAGAGAGTAGTGAGTTGGAATTTGAATGTTCAACCTTTATTCGATAGATAACAAAATCGCTGATTTCTGTCGGAGTTATACCAAAACCAGAATTTGCCTTCGAACGCATCGATTCAATTTTAGAAATTGCATCTTTTTCATTAATACCTTCAGATACTAAAGATTTAAATTTGTCCAAAATTGTAATTACTGTGGCTTCTGGATAGCGCATCAGTTGCATTACTGAAGTATCATCTAAGGTAGATTTCGGAACCCCCCGAGCCATAGCATACCGCTTTATGCTATCAACTTTCTTTCTATTTAGTGCTTTCAGAATAGAATTAAACATAGACAAAGTTTTTTGTTAAAAACGTAATGTAGTTTTTTTAAAGGCTCTCAGCACTGAATTTTGTAGAATAGTAACCGATTTTTCTTATTCCTACAAATATTTCCAAAAAACGGTCTTTAAATTTCAATCCTAACTATATCAGCTCCTAGAGAGGGAAGTACTAAACCTTCGGTACCTGTTGGGCGGAGAGAGAAGGATTCGTACCCCCGCAAATTCCCTGCCTGCCCAGTGCAGAAAAAATCCACCTATAGGAAGATTGCACTGGAAAGTAAATTTGTTAGAAAAAGAGATCTCAAAGGAAGAGAATTTTACAAAACGACAACCACAAAAATGTGAGTTTCATAAATCTGGTTAAATAGGGTGAGCATGTAGAAAACCAAAAATACTTCGAACACCTCGATTCAGCGCACAAAATAACCGGCTTTGTAAGAAAATAGTTTGACCTTTGAAGCTGAGCCACTATGATTTTTTACTGTCCCCTGCCTGTCCCTGATCAATTTAAGAATAGATACAGAAACGAAAAAAGCCCTTGGATTGAAACGTAAGTCGTTACAAAACAAGGGCTTATTTCAGCGATCCGGACGAGATTCGAACTCGCGACCTCCTGCGTGACAGGCAGGCGTTCTAACCAGCTGAACTACCGGACCAATTTCAATAAGTTTCTAAAATTTCAGTCTGTAAATAAGCTTCTTGCCTGCCGTGGCAGCGCGTTCCCCCGAAGGGATGCCTTTGGCATAACCAGCTGAACTACCGGACCAAAATTTGATAGACTTAAATATACCACCCGTTTCGGCAGCTTGTCAAGAGCAGATGTGATTTTATTTGACAAAAAAATGAGGGGCACAAAATCAATTGTACCCCTCTTATCGGGATGGTGATGGGATGTAAGCTCGTACTATAAAATTTCTTCTATGGAAGACCGTATTTCGTCTCCCATTGGTTCTTCATTACTCTTAAATCTTCTCAGGAGATTTCCGTTCCGGTCAACCAGGAATTTTTCAAAATTCCACCCGATTTCGCCCGTAAAATCAGAATTTTCCATAGTTGTCAGGTCAGCAAAGAGCGGATGTATTGAATCACCTTTAACATCTGAGCGGGCAAAAAGCGGAAAGGTTACTCCAAAATTCACTTCGCAAAACTCCACGATCTCCTCTTCAGTGTCCAATTCCTGGCCTCCGAAATTATCTGAAGGAAAACCAAGTACCGTAAAGCCCTTCTCCCCGTAAGTTTCGTACAGCTTTTGTAACTGTTCATACTGAGGGGTGTATCCGCATTTGGATGCTGTGTTTACGATCAGCAAAACATCCCCTTCGTATGCCTGAAGAGTTGTATCTTCTCCACGGATAGTTTTCAATTCATAGTCGTATATTGAAGACAGTGTGTTTAAATCAGCTGCCATGAATAAAAATGGAATTAATGTGAATATTTTTAGTTTCATATCGTTGAGTTGTTACTTTCAGTTGTAACGATAATTTACCTTTAATTCATTCCATCGTTTTGAAAAAATTACTCCTTGCTGTTTTTCCAATTCTGCTGCTCGGTCCCACCGCCATCCAGGCTCAAATGTTTTCAGTGGGAGACTCCAACGACCGCCCTGCTTCAACTTTGTCATATTATAGTACCCTCGGTGTAACCTGGGAAATAGCGGATTTTGAATATACCGGTGATGCCCTTTCCGCTGAAAATCGTGCGGATTTTCAAAACAGTGTGATACGCTTTCGCTTTGAAAACCCCGGAATAAACATATCCGCAGGCTTTGGCGGTGCGTTAACCGGAATGGAAGATCGGTCGTACGTAAATGTGAATGCACAATTGTACAACGATATTGCATTGATCCGCTCCCAACGATTTGTTCTCGGCCTGCCGATACAGATTTCAACTGATCTGCTAAGTGTTGCCGCCCAGCAGCAAACCGGTAACAGTTTTCAGCAAAGCTCACTCGTTTTCGGAACCGGGGCCAGCATGAGATACCGTATCAATCAGCGGGTGCAGATGGGGCTCCGGGCAACCCCGAATATTGGGTTTAGTTTTTCACAGGGTGCCCTTTTCGGGGGACGTCTGTTTACAACCACCTCCGGTGCCCGGCTCTATTTTTCAGACATTCTGGGCTCGAACACTCTCGTTTTTGGGTATGACTTTGATTACAGAGATTACAATATTGAGGGTGATCAAAACGACTACCAATATCTTTCACACGCATTTACATTAGGCATTGCATTTTAAATTTCATGAAAACAGAAAAACTGATTCTTGAACTTGAGACTCTCTGCGAAAAACTGGGTTACGTCATCAGAAAAGAGAGAGGCAGTTTTCGCGGAGATCAGTGTGTGATTGAAGGGGAAAAACTGATTGTAATCAATAAAAATAAACCACCCGTTTCACAAGCCGGAATCCTTGCCAAAGTTCTTCGTAACGGCAAGACAGACGATATGTTTATCAAACCGGCTGTAAGAAAAGAACTGGAGGATCTGTGGGTGCGAATCGACCGGTTTAAGGAGCCAGCCGAGGAGATTTCTGAATGATGAAATGCACTTTTTTAGGAACCGGTACATCCATGGGCGTTCCT
The window above is part of the Rhodohalobacter sp. SW132 genome. Proteins encoded here:
- a CDS encoding ATP-dependent endonuclease — encoded protein: MQIKKIAIKNFRLLEEVELNLEIDTTLIVGRNNTGKTSLTELFRRLLADSSPKFRLEDFSLGIHERFWEAHELFRNQENEDVIRERLPAISISLFVEYSAEEELGTLSDFIVDLNEECTTTKIVVTYAIGDGKISRLFADLDNDRQTFFRALRERVPKMFEARIMAEDPNDPSNTKILESNNLRAVLQFGFINAQRALDDAANKEKAVLGKVFERLFTSASSSGAGEDDQARAEALKTAVEEVQSQIDTDFNDQLSALIPTFELFGYPGLSDPQLRTETQLDVHQLLSNHTNVTYLGPNPEGVNLPESYNGLGSRNLIFILLKLFELFREFTTRDHESGVHLVFIEEPEAHLHPQMQSVFIRQLNRIRALFEVTYNQGKTWPVQFVVTTHSSHIANEASFDAMRYFLARAREDGSSILSTQSKDLRAGLSGEQPENRDFLHQYMTLTRCDLLFADGAVFVEGTTERLLIPKAIEKFDEQNGTNLGKKYLSIMEVGGAYAHLFYNLVDFLDLRTLVVTDLDSVNATNNRTKCRVSAGTHSSNASVNRWFDPAGDNSPTLQDLRAKTVNEKSINRRHIAYQIPHTDGDACGRSFEDAFILANPIKFDVDGRTATEREAQAWDFAQDVKKSDFALRYAINDTEWAIPRYINDGLCWLVQLDDFAQAHEEIENSAEDVADV
- a CDS encoding SHOCT domain-containing protein, which produces MEIITTLLMIGIVLTFFYGVFWVMAKFFGATFYHPVEARQAQSDRLNRQEYLNRIATEEPDIYKEAISNCKKKHFRVTTENVIGEVNKIKKQRSSKPSSTQKLRESLLSIKKSLTNDKTSSKLDKLEKLQKLRENNVITDSEFEKLKKDII
- a CDS encoding glutathione peroxidase → MAADLNTLSSIYDYELKTIRGEDTTLQAYEGDVLLIVNTASKCGYTPQYEQLQKLYETYGEKGFTVLGFPSDNFGGQELDTEEEIVEFCEVNFGVTFPLFARSDVKGDSIHPLFADLTTMENSDFTGEIGWNFEKFLVDRNGNLLRRFKSNEEPMGDEIRSSIEEIL